A stretch of the Bordetella genomosp. 8 genome encodes the following:
- a CDS encoding GlxA family transcriptional regulator: MPAPTCDSSVDAVPPAGKPELSVGLVLLDQFTLAAFSGFVDALRLAGDHGGKSRRIHTTWRVMSWDGLPRSASAGLSLAVDGGLVDDLSGLDYVAICGGNDYPNVNLPPVLQQWIRRVADSPVRMLGICTGTFALAQAGVLGARSVCVHWNVLDAFRARFPGVRAAVDRLFIDEGDLITCAGSTAAIDLALYLVERHCGRDKAQQAVRHMMLQGMRPSRVPQAHFYSDVSDIGDLRVRQAAHFIEQRIDDPPSLDAIARYVGVGRRQLERAFQQALGLSPMVFQRNLRLQYSRWLLENSRLPVTQVALDCGFADGAHFSREFRGRFGMTPREYKQQASRA; the protein is encoded by the coding sequence ATGCCAGCTCCAACCTGCGATTCCTCCGTGGACGCCGTGCCGCCTGCGGGTAAACCAGAACTCTCCGTGGGCCTGGTCCTGCTCGACCAGTTCACGCTGGCGGCGTTTTCCGGCTTCGTCGACGCATTGAGGCTGGCGGGCGACCACGGCGGCAAGAGCCGGCGCATCCACACCACCTGGCGCGTGATGAGCTGGGACGGCCTGCCGCGCTCGGCCAGCGCCGGCTTGTCGCTGGCGGTGGACGGCGGCCTGGTCGACGACCTGTCGGGCCTGGACTACGTGGCGATCTGCGGCGGCAACGATTATCCGAACGTGAACCTGCCGCCGGTGCTGCAGCAGTGGATCCGCCGCGTGGCGGACAGCCCGGTGCGCATGCTGGGGATCTGCACGGGTACGTTCGCGCTGGCGCAGGCCGGGGTGCTGGGCGCGCGCAGCGTGTGCGTGCACTGGAACGTGCTGGACGCCTTCCGTGCGCGCTTTCCCGGCGTGCGCGCCGCGGTGGACCGGTTGTTCATCGACGAAGGCGACCTGATCACCTGCGCCGGCTCGACGGCCGCCATCGACCTGGCGCTTTACCTGGTGGAGCGCCACTGCGGACGCGACAAGGCGCAGCAGGCCGTGCGGCACATGATGCTGCAAGGCATGCGGCCGTCACGCGTGCCGCAGGCGCATTTCTATTCCGACGTATCGGACATCGGCGACCTGCGGGTGCGGCAGGCGGCGCATTTCATCGAGCAGCGCATCGACGACCCGCCATCGCTGGATGCGATCGCGCGTTATGTGGGCGTCGGGCGGCGACAGCTCGAACGGGCCTTCCAGCAGGCGCTGGGCCTCAGCCCCATGGTGTTCCAGCGCAACCTGCGGCTGCAGTACAGCCGTTGGCTACTGGAAAACAGCCGGCTGCCAGTCACGCAGGTGGCGCTGGATTGCGGCTTCGCCGACGGCGCGCACTTCTCGCGCGAGTTCCGCGGGCGCTTCGGCATGACGCCGCGCGAGTATAAGCAGCAGGCATCGCGCGCGTGA
- a CDS encoding ABC transporter substrate-binding protein produces the protein MARQIRNALLAGAIAAAFMTQPAAAAERITVAWYGGNWGDAFKACVADPYTKATGVAVTPEIGTSTTTLSKLQQQKNAPTIDVAWMDGGISELAQAAGVLDTLDPAAIPNMKHLLPQAIYGGQGATYAVGTGYYSLGLTYNTKEIGTPPKTWKDLWKPEYAGAIAIPSPSNSSGVPFILFMAKVWGVDPSNLEPVYKRLAALDTALLFDSSGAATNAFQSGEAVIGAHFNVGAWDLIDKKLPIGFAVPQEGVWATDARLHLVKGTPHKAAAQKFIDTALTAEASQCLATRLYLGPSVQGVQLPPDAARKLPWGEKGSVKDLQLLDWNEVNARRAEITDAWNRQVARKR, from the coding sequence ATGGCACGACAGATCCGCAACGCCCTGCTCGCCGGCGCCATCGCCGCCGCCTTCATGACGCAGCCCGCCGCGGCCGCCGAACGCATCACCGTGGCCTGGTACGGCGGCAACTGGGGCGACGCCTTCAAGGCCTGCGTCGCCGATCCGTACACCAAGGCGACCGGCGTCGCGGTCACGCCCGAGATCGGCACCTCCACCACGACGCTGTCCAAGCTGCAGCAGCAGAAGAACGCGCCCACCATCGACGTGGCCTGGATGGACGGCGGCATCAGCGAACTGGCGCAGGCCGCCGGCGTGCTGGACACGCTGGACCCGGCCGCCATTCCCAACATGAAACACCTGCTGCCACAGGCCATCTACGGCGGCCAGGGCGCCACCTATGCGGTGGGCACGGGCTACTACTCGCTGGGCCTGACCTACAACACCAAGGAAATCGGCACGCCGCCCAAGACCTGGAAGGACCTGTGGAAGCCGGAATATGCCGGCGCCATCGCGATCCCGTCGCCGTCCAACTCGTCCGGCGTGCCCTTCATCCTGTTCATGGCCAAGGTGTGGGGCGTCGATCCGTCCAACCTGGAGCCGGTCTACAAGCGCCTGGCGGCGCTGGATACCGCCCTGCTGTTCGACAGCTCGGGCGCGGCCACCAACGCCTTCCAGTCGGGCGAAGCCGTCATCGGCGCGCACTTCAACGTCGGCGCCTGGGACCTGATCGACAAGAAACTGCCGATCGGCTTCGCCGTGCCGCAGGAAGGCGTATGGGCCACCGACGCGCGGCTGCATCTGGTCAAGGGCACGCCCCACAAGGCCGCGGCGCAGAAATTCATCGATACGGCCCTGACCGCCGAGGCATCGCAATGCCTGGCGACGCGTCTCTACCTGGGCCCGTCGGTGCAGGGCGTGCAGTTGCCGCCCGACGCCGCGCGCAAGCTGCCCTGGGGCGAAAAAGGATCGGTGAAGGACCTGCAGCTGCTGGACTGGAACGAGGTCAACGCGCGCCGCGCCGAAATCACCGACGCCTGGAACCGCCAGGTCGCCCGCAAGCGCTGA
- a CDS encoding ABC transporter ATP-binding protein encodes MPVLLDIRGVRKRFGGHAALDDIDLQVRQGEFIALLGPSGCGKTTLLRTIAGFLAPDAGSILIEGQDVSRLPAHRRPLNTVFQNYALFPHMTVLDNVSYGPRRRGTSRAEAAQRARQALEMVGLAGMDARYPREMSGGQQQRVALARAIVNAPRLLLLDEPLSALDLKLRRRMQLELKHLQEQLGISFVFVTHDQEEAMTMADRIVVMNAGRIEQVGTGPEIYRAPATRFVAEFIGDANLLPCTRVADGIALESLAGLLAPVAPGAPARGTAVLRPEDLHVADGVDAPAGHVRFKAAVTDVIRVGSHTSVLGDAGGQMLQARLPGDCPGLTAGGVRTWSFDPARVHLIAEQP; translated from the coding sequence ATGCCGGTCCTGCTGGACATCCGTGGCGTACGCAAGCGTTTCGGCGGCCATGCCGCCCTGGACGATATCGATCTCCAGGTGCGGCAGGGCGAGTTCATCGCCCTGCTCGGTCCCAGCGGCTGCGGCAAGACGACGCTGCTGCGTACGATCGCGGGATTCCTGGCACCGGACGCGGGCAGCATCCTGATCGAAGGCCAGGACGTCAGCCGCCTTCCCGCGCATCGGCGGCCTCTGAATACCGTGTTCCAGAACTACGCGCTGTTCCCGCACATGACCGTGCTGGACAACGTGTCGTACGGCCCGCGGCGGCGCGGCACGAGCCGGGCCGAAGCCGCGCAGCGCGCGCGCCAGGCCCTGGAGATGGTCGGCCTGGCGGGCATGGACGCCCGCTATCCCCGCGAAATGTCCGGCGGACAGCAGCAGCGCGTGGCGCTGGCGCGCGCCATCGTCAACGCGCCCAGGCTGCTGTTGCTGGACGAGCCGCTGTCGGCGCTGGACCTGAAGCTGCGGCGGCGCATGCAGCTGGAATTGAAGCATTTGCAGGAGCAGTTGGGGATTTCCTTCGTGTTCGTGACGCACGACCAGGAAGAGGCCATGACCATGGCCGACCGTATCGTCGTCATGAATGCCGGCCGCATCGAACAGGTCGGCACCGGACCGGAGATCTATCGGGCGCCGGCGACCCGCTTCGTCGCGGAATTCATCGGCGACGCCAATCTGTTGCCCTGCACCCGCGTCGCCGACGGCATTGCGCTGGAATCGTTGGCTGGCCTGCTGGCGCCCGTCGCGCCCGGCGCGCCGGCGCGCGGCACCGCCGTCCTGCGGCCGGAGGACCTGCACGTCGCCGACGGCGTCGACGCGCCCGCCGGCCACGTACGGTTCAAGGCCGCCGTCACCGACGTCATCCGCGTGGGCAGCCACACCTCCGTCCTGGGTGACGCCGGCGGCCAGATGCTGCAGGCCCGCCTGCCGGGCGACTGCCCGGGCCTGACGGCTGGCGGCGTCCGCACGTGGAGCTTCGATCCCGCGCGCGTCCACCTGATCGCGGAGCAGCCATGA
- a CDS encoding ABC transporter permease, with protein MTGSLRTPAALLCVPLALFAAFFVAPLCVVALASVFDPARGGFTLAYYVNVLADAYHWDVIATTFRIGVGSTLVCLLLGYPLAWYLVRLVRWRHWRRICVIILVVPLFTSNIVRSFGWMVMLGRNGIVNDTLQGLGLIERPMRFLGTELGILIGMVYILLPFVVLAVGNTLARVDPGLEQASSDLGATPWQTFLHVTLPLTLPGVAAGAIMAFTLAVSAYVTPALLSGGRVTVLSVLIFQQYSSVFNVHQGGALSVVLLVLSLALVALAGRVGQPARSTR; from the coding sequence ATGACCGGCTCGCTGCGCACGCCCGCCGCCCTGCTCTGCGTCCCGCTGGCGCTGTTCGCGGCCTTCTTCGTCGCGCCGCTGTGCGTCGTCGCGCTGGCCAGCGTCTTCGATCCCGCGCGCGGCGGCTTCACGCTGGCCTATTACGTCAACGTGCTGGCCGATGCGTACCACTGGGACGTCATCGCCACCACGTTCCGCATCGGCGTGGGCAGCACGCTGGTGTGCCTGCTGCTGGGCTATCCGCTGGCGTGGTACCTGGTGCGGCTGGTGCGCTGGCGCCACTGGCGTCGCATCTGCGTGATCATACTCGTGGTGCCGCTGTTCACCAGCAACATCGTGCGTTCCTTCGGCTGGATGGTCATGCTGGGCCGCAACGGTATCGTCAACGATACCCTGCAAGGGCTGGGGCTGATCGAACGGCCCATGCGCTTCCTGGGCACCGAACTGGGCATCCTGATCGGCATGGTCTACATCCTGCTGCCCTTCGTCGTGCTGGCCGTGGGCAATACGCTGGCACGCGTCGATCCGGGCCTGGAGCAGGCTTCTTCCGACCTGGGCGCCACACCCTGGCAGACCTTCCTGCACGTGACGCTGCCGCTCACCCTGCCCGGCGTGGCCGCCGGCGCGATCATGGCCTTCACCCTGGCGGTCAGCGCCTACGTGACGCCGGCGCTGTTGTCGGGCGGACGCGTCACCGTGCTGTCGGTACTGATATTCCAGCAGTACAGCAGCGTCTTCAACGTCCACCAGGGCGGCGCCCTGAGCGTGGTGCTGCTGGTGCTTTCGCTGGCGCTGGTGGCCCTGGCCGGCCGCGTCGGCCAGCCCGCAAGGAGTACGCGATGA
- a CDS encoding ABC transporter permease yields the protein MIARIGIRLLSWILLAYMVLPLAVILGASFTATSYLAFPPQGWTLQWYRQFLGDPSYLSAFFTSAMLACAATAVAIALAIPSALAVARYDFPGKGAISALLMSPLVLPHVVLGAALLQFGSSIGLTRSFTALLVGHTVIVLPFVMRSVLAMLTPEQRALEEASADLGAGPLQTFFLVLLPQIRPGLVTGAIFAFISSFINVELSIFNTTADLNTIPVKLFNYVQYTIDPTIAAVSGATIVAAFLAIVILDLTVGLDMLSEPR from the coding sequence ATGATCGCGCGGATCGGAATACGCCTGTTGTCCTGGATCCTGCTGGCCTACATGGTGCTGCCGCTGGCGGTGATCCTGGGCGCTTCCTTCACGGCCACGTCGTACCTGGCCTTTCCGCCGCAAGGCTGGACATTGCAGTGGTACCGCCAGTTCCTGGGCGACCCCAGCTATCTGTCGGCGTTCTTCACCAGCGCGATGCTGGCCTGCGCCGCCACCGCCGTGGCGATCGCGCTGGCGATACCGTCGGCCCTGGCCGTCGCGCGCTACGATTTTCCCGGCAAGGGCGCGATATCCGCGCTGCTGATGTCCCCGCTGGTGCTGCCGCACGTGGTGCTGGGCGCGGCGCTGCTGCAGTTCGGCTCGTCCATCGGCCTGACGCGCAGCTTCACCGCCCTGCTGGTCGGCCATACCGTCATCGTGCTGCCTTTCGTGATGCGCAGCGTGCTGGCGATGCTGACGCCCGAACAGCGCGCGCTCGAGGAAGCCTCGGCGGACCTGGGCGCCGGCCCGCTGCAGACCTTCTTCCTGGTGCTGCTCCCGCAGATACGGCCCGGACTGGTGACGGGCGCGATCTTCGCCTTCATTTCGTCGTTCATCAACGTGGAGCTGTCGATCTTCAATACGACGGCGGACCTGAACACGATACCCGTCAAGCTGTTCAATTACGTGCAATACACCATCGATCCGACCATCGCCGCCGTATCCGGCGCGACCATCGTCGCGGCCTTCCTGGCCATCGTGATCCTGGACCTGACCGTGGGGCTGGACATGCTGTCCGAACCCCGCTGA
- a CDS encoding proline racemase family protein, with protein MRKQDVFDVIYTHTEGEPLCIIHSGIPYPAGSSILEKRAFLEANYDWLRKALMREPRGHRDMFGVFLTPPSSPDFDAGLIYIDGTEYSHMCGHGTIAVAMAMVALGLVKRGDDGMTRIRFETTAGLVVAEVKSEGDEVLWTRFENVPAYVAAQDLPVTVPGYGELKADIVWGGNYFGIVDLTESKLRISPENGSELSRLGLAVRDQLNAKHRIQHPTQPHINNLNYITFWHPATIPGAFYKNVHVFSQGQLDRSPGGTGTSAMMAMFEARGKMGLNQPILSEGLLGSGTFEGCLLGTVDLNGTRAVRPTVKGTASILGTARWTVDRDDPVGAGFLVK; from the coding sequence ATGCGCAAGCAAGACGTGTTCGATGTCATCTATACCCATACCGAAGGTGAACCGCTTTGCATTATCCATAGCGGCATTCCCTATCCCGCCGGATCCAGCATCCTGGAAAAGCGCGCCTTCCTGGAAGCCAACTACGACTGGCTGCGCAAGGCCCTGATGCGCGAGCCGCGCGGCCATCGCGATATGTTCGGCGTGTTCCTGACGCCGCCGTCGTCGCCCGATTTCGATGCCGGCCTGATCTATATCGACGGCACCGAGTACTCGCACATGTGCGGCCACGGCACGATCGCCGTCGCCATGGCGATGGTGGCCCTGGGCCTGGTCAAGCGCGGCGACGATGGCATGACGCGCATCCGCTTCGAGACCACGGCCGGCCTGGTGGTGGCGGAAGTGAAGTCCGAAGGCGACGAAGTGCTGTGGACGCGCTTCGAGAACGTGCCCGCCTATGTCGCCGCGCAGGACCTGCCCGTGACGGTGCCGGGATATGGCGAGTTGAAGGCCGACATCGTGTGGGGCGGCAATTACTTCGGGATCGTCGACCTGACCGAAAGCAAGCTGCGGATCTCGCCGGAAAACGGCAGCGAACTGTCGCGCCTGGGACTCGCGGTGCGCGACCAGCTGAATGCGAAGCATCGCATCCAGCATCCGACGCAGCCTCACATCAACAACCTGAACTACATCACGTTCTGGCATCCGGCCACCATACCGGGGGCCTTCTACAAGAACGTGCACGTGTTCAGCCAGGGACAGCTGGACCGCTCCCCCGGCGGCACTGGCACCAGCGCCATGATGGCGATGTTCGAAGCGCGCGGAAAGATGGGCCTGAACCAGCCCATCCTGTCCGAAGGCCTGCTGGGTAGCGGCACCTTCGAAGGCTGCCTGCTCGGCACGGTGGACCTGAACGGCACCCGCGCCGTGCGTCCCACCGTCAAGGGCACGGCCAGCATCCTGGGCACGGCCCGCTGGACGGTGGACCGCGACGATCCTGTCGGCGCGGGCTTTCTCGTCAAGTAG
- a CDS encoding Bug family tripartite tricarboxylate transporter substrate binding protein — MISQGRKALAALLGAGLLATLNVTAQAADWPQQKPISYVVPFTPGGSTDVVGRVIAQKLSERLHQSVVVENKPGAAGAIGAAYVAKAPPDGYTLFGGTISTHAINPSLYKNLSYDPVKDFEPVSLVATLPNVLLVDPHLKLKSVADLIALLKKDPTKRTFASSGAGTSTHLTGELFAQTIGVPLTHIPYKGTPPAMVDVSSGNVTFMFDQMTAALPLLQQGKLQLLAVTTAKRIALAPDVPTLQEAGVPGFDVSSWQAVYAPKGTPKAIVDRLSKEIAAILKEPDVQEKLGKTMGMDLVGGSPEQLRDLMATEIPRWAEVVKKSGAKVE; from the coding sequence ATGATTTCGCAAGGACGCAAGGCGCTGGCCGCCTTGTTGGGCGCCGGCTTGCTGGCAACCTTGAACGTGACCGCGCAGGCGGCTGACTGGCCGCAGCAGAAGCCGATTTCTTACGTGGTGCCGTTCACGCCGGGCGGTTCGACGGATGTGGTCGGACGCGTGATCGCGCAGAAGCTGTCTGAACGGCTGCATCAGTCGGTGGTGGTGGAGAACAAGCCGGGCGCCGCCGGGGCCATCGGCGCGGCCTACGTGGCGAAAGCGCCGCCGGATGGCTATACGCTGTTTGGCGGCACGATCAGCACGCATGCCATCAATCCCAGCCTGTACAAGAACCTGAGCTACGACCCGGTGAAGGACTTCGAACCGGTGTCGCTGGTGGCGACGCTGCCCAATGTGCTGCTGGTCGATCCGCACCTGAAGCTGAAGTCGGTGGCCGACCTGATCGCCTTGTTGAAGAAGGATCCGACCAAACGCACGTTCGCCTCGTCCGGCGCCGGCACGTCCACGCACCTGACGGGCGAGCTGTTCGCGCAGACGATAGGCGTGCCGCTGACGCACATCCCCTACAAGGGCACGCCGCCCGCGATGGTGGACGTGTCGTCTGGCAACGTCACCTTCATGTTCGACCAGATGACGGCCGCCTTGCCGCTGCTGCAGCAGGGCAAGCTGCAACTGCTGGCGGTCACCACCGCCAAGCGCATCGCGCTGGCGCCGGACGTGCCCACGCTGCAGGAGGCCGGCGTACCGGGGTTCGACGTGTCGTCCTGGCAGGCGGTCTACGCGCCCAAGGGCACGCCCAAGGCCATCGTCGACCGCCTGTCCAAGGAGATCGCCGCCATCCTGAAGGAACCGGACGTGCAGGAAAAGCTCGGCAAGACCATGGGGATGGATCTGGTCGGCGGCTCGCCCGAGCAACTGCGCGACCTGATGGCCACCGAAATCCCGCGCTGGGCCGAGGTCGTGAAGAAGTCGGGCGCGAAGGTGGAGTAG
- a CDS encoding ribonuclease activity regulator RraA, with amino-acid sequence MPQLNPDTKARLEQVSTATLCTALFKRGLRNQFIQNVHPLNGDLPNMVGFAFTLRYIPAREDLNHIKVFEDRTHPQRVAVETCPEGAVMVIDSRGDARAASAGSILVTRLMKRGAAGVVTDGGFRDSPEIAKMGFPAYHQRPSAPTNLTLHQALDIDVPIGCGDVAVFPGDVVVGDGEGVVIIPADIADEIAAEATEMTAFEDFVTERVREGASTLGLYPPTDPASREAFAEWRKARGR; translated from the coding sequence GTGCCGCAACTCAACCCCGATACCAAGGCCAGGCTGGAGCAGGTCAGCACGGCCACGCTGTGCACGGCGCTGTTCAAGCGCGGCCTGCGCAACCAGTTCATCCAGAACGTGCACCCCTTGAACGGCGACCTGCCGAACATGGTGGGCTTCGCCTTCACGCTGCGCTATATCCCGGCGCGCGAAGACCTGAACCACATCAAGGTGTTCGAGGATCGTACCCATCCGCAGCGTGTCGCCGTCGAGACCTGCCCGGAAGGCGCGGTGATGGTCATCGACAGCCGCGGCGATGCGCGCGCCGCCTCCGCCGGGTCCATCCTGGTGACGCGCCTGATGAAGCGCGGCGCGGCCGGGGTCGTGACCGATGGCGGCTTCCGCGATTCGCCCGAGATCGCCAAGATGGGCTTTCCGGCCTATCACCAGCGGCCTTCGGCGCCGACCAACCTGACGCTGCACCAGGCACTGGATATCGACGTGCCGATCGGCTGTGGCGATGTGGCGGTGTTTCCTGGCGACGTGGTGGTTGGCGACGGCGAGGGCGTGGTGATCATCCCCGCCGACATCGCCGATGAAATCGCCGCGGAAGCGACGGAAATGACCGCGTTCGAGGACTTCGTCACCGAGCGCGTTCGCGAAGGCGCCTCTACGCTGGGGCTGTATCCGCCGACCGATCCCGCTTCCCGCGAGGCCTTCGCCGAATGGCGCAAGGCGCGGGGCCGCTGA
- the araD gene encoding L-arabinonate dehydratase, which yields MTRTYESLRSARWMAKDDLRSFGHRSRMMQMGYGPQDWEGRPIIAIINTWSDLQPCHMHFRERVADVKRGVLQAGGFPVELPALSVSESFVKPTTMLYRNMLAMEAEELLRSHPVDGAVLMGGCDKTTPGLVMGAISAGLPCVYLPAGPMLRGNWKGKVLGSGSDAWKLWDERRAGNISKVEWTEVEGGIARSYGTCMTMGTASTMTAIAEAIGMTLPGASSIPAADVSHMRMAAECGRRAVEMVWEDLTPQKVLSVASFKNAINVAMAMGCSTNAIIHLVGMSRRAGCAVGLDDFDAASRKVPVIANIRPSGDTYLMEDFYYAGGLPALMNRMKQHLDLSAMTVNGKTLGANIEGAEVYNDDVIRPLDNAIYDEGALAVLRGNIAPDGCVIKPSACAPRYLQHTGPALVFDDYPSMKAAVEDENLDVTADHILILRNAGPQGGPGMPEWGMLPIPTKLVKQGVRDMLRLSDARMSGTSYGACILHAAPEAYIGGPLALVRTGDMITVDVPARSIHLNISDEEMAARRAAWKQPPRRYERGYGWMYSKHILQANDGCDFDFLETEFGAPVSEPDIY from the coding sequence ATGACACGTACTTACGAGAGCCTGCGCAGCGCGCGCTGGATGGCCAAGGACGACCTGCGCTCCTTCGGCCACCGTTCCCGCATGATGCAGATGGGCTACGGGCCGCAGGATTGGGAAGGCCGGCCCATCATCGCCATCATCAACACGTGGTCCGACCTGCAGCCCTGCCACATGCATTTCCGCGAGCGCGTGGCCGACGTCAAGCGCGGCGTGCTGCAGGCCGGCGGCTTCCCGGTCGAGCTGCCGGCGCTGTCCGTGTCGGAGTCCTTCGTCAAGCCGACCACCATGCTTTACCGCAACATGCTGGCCATGGAGGCGGAAGAGCTGCTGCGCAGCCACCCGGTCGACGGGGCGGTGCTGATGGGCGGTTGCGACAAGACCACGCCGGGCCTGGTCATGGGCGCGATCAGCGCGGGCCTGCCCTGTGTGTACCTTCCGGCCGGCCCCATGCTGCGCGGCAACTGGAAGGGCAAGGTGCTGGGTTCCGGTTCGGATGCCTGGAAGCTGTGGGACGAACGCCGTGCCGGCAACATCAGCAAGGTCGAATGGACCGAGGTGGAAGGCGGCATCGCCCGCAGCTACGGCACCTGCATGACCATGGGCACTGCCAGCACGATGACCGCCATCGCCGAAGCCATAGGCATGACGCTGCCCGGTGCTTCGTCGATACCGGCCGCCGACGTCAGCCACATGCGCATGGCGGCCGAGTGCGGGCGCCGCGCGGTGGAAATGGTGTGGGAGGACCTGACGCCGCAAAAAGTCCTGTCGGTGGCGTCCTTCAAGAACGCCATCAACGTCGCGATGGCCATGGGATGCTCGACCAACGCCATCATCCACCTGGTCGGAATGTCGCGACGCGCCGGCTGTGCGGTGGGACTGGACGATTTCGACGCGGCCAGCCGCAAGGTGCCGGTCATCGCCAATATCCGGCCCAGCGGCGACACCTATCTGATGGAAGATTTCTACTACGCCGGCGGCCTGCCGGCGTTGATGAACCGGATGAAACAGCATCTGGACCTGTCGGCCATGACGGTCAACGGCAAGACGCTGGGCGCCAACATCGAAGGCGCCGAAGTCTACAACGACGACGTGATCCGGCCGCTGGACAATGCCATCTACGACGAAGGCGCGTTGGCGGTGCTGCGCGGGAACATCGCGCCGGACGGCTGCGTCATCAAGCCCAGCGCCTGCGCGCCGCGCTACCTGCAACACACCGGGCCGGCGCTGGTCTTCGACGATTACCCCAGCATGAAAGCCGCGGTGGAAGACGAAAACCTGGACGTCACGGCCGACCATATCCTGATCCTGCGCAACGCCGGGCCGCAAGGCGGCCCCGGCATGCCGGAGTGGGGCATGCTGCCCATCCCCACCAAGCTGGTCAAGCAGGGCGTGCGCGACATGCTGCGCCTGTCGGACGCCCGCATGAGCGGCACCAGCTACGGCGCCTGCATCCTGCACGCCGCGCCCGAGGCCTATATCGGCGGCCCGCTGGCACTGGTGCGCACCGGCGACATGATCACCGTCGACGTGCCGGCGCGCAGCATCCACCTGAACATCAGCGACGAGGAAATGGCCGCGCGCCGCGCGGCCTGGAAGCAGCCGCCGCGCCGCTACGAACGCGGCTACGGCTGGATGTATTCCAAGCACATCCTGCAGGCCAACGACGGCTGCGATTTCGATTTCCTGGAAACGGAGTTCGGCGCGCCGGTCTCCGAGCCCGATATCTACTGA
- a CDS encoding GntR family transcriptional regulator yields the protein MSLTETLSTLRLDRSRHAAPQVFEKLRELIVSLELAPGTVLPRPELAEAFGLSQTPIRDALLRLSEEGLVDIFPQHTTEVSRIDIAAARQAHFLRRSLELEIVHVLAQRDDPLLAARLQGHIDMQRASLKANEYAQFIAADQAFHREMHEAAGMMQLWELEQRYSGHVDRLRRLHLPETGKAQRILQDHQRVLDAIVARDAPRAQQALREHLSGTLNQVEDICRRYPDYVRAA from the coding sequence ATGTCCCTGACGGAAACCCTATCGACGCTGCGCCTGGACCGCTCCCGCCATGCGGCGCCCCAGGTGTTCGAGAAACTGCGCGAACTGATCGTGTCGCTGGAGCTGGCGCCCGGCACGGTCCTGCCCCGCCCCGAGCTGGCCGAAGCCTTCGGACTCAGCCAGACGCCCATCCGCGACGCGCTGTTGAGGCTGAGCGAAGAAGGCCTGGTCGACATCTTTCCGCAGCACACGACGGAAGTCAGCCGCATCGATATCGCCGCGGCCCGCCAGGCGCACTTCCTGCGCCGTTCGCTGGAACTGGAAATCGTCCATGTGCTGGCGCAGCGCGACGACCCGTTGCTGGCGGCCCGCCTGCAAGGCCACATCGACATGCAGCGCGCCAGCCTGAAGGCCAACGAGTACGCGCAATTCATCGCCGCCGACCAGGCTTTCCACCGCGAAATGCACGAGGCCGCCGGCATGATGCAGCTGTGGGAACTGGAACAACGCTACAGCGGCCACGTGGACCGGCTGCGCCGCCTGCACCTGCCCGAAACCGGCAAGGCGCAGCGCATCCTGCAGGACCATCAGCGCGTGCTGGACGCCATCGTCGCGCGCGACGCCCCGCGCGCCCAGCAGGCGCTGCGCGAACACCTCTCCGGCACGCTGAACCAGGTCGAGGATATCTGCCGGCGCTATCCCGACTACGTGCGGGCGGCTTGA